The Oncorhynchus nerka isolate Pitt River linkage group LG24, Oner_Uvic_2.0, whole genome shotgun sequence genome has a window encoding:
- the pdcb gene encoding phosducin b codes for MSGNVDEEEANVTHTGPKGVINDWRRFKLESMDQESLPPQKRELLRQMSSPHRPKDDGRGSLNRKMSVQEYELIKEDDEKCMKKYRKQCMQEMHERLSFGPKFEGVYELESGEAFLEVIEKEHRLTVVVVHIYKEGIKGCDALNSCLDCLATEYTSVKFCRIDAGVTGAGERFTDDVLPTMLVYKAGELLGNFLATNQHFNEEFFATDVEAFLNGYGLLPEKDLVVGGEEEEAAVDVEAVE; via the exons ATGTCTGGAAACGTCGATGAAGAGGAGGCCAACGTCACCCACACAG GCCCAAAGGGAGTGATCAATGACTGGAGGAGGTTTAAGCTTGAGAGCATGGACCAGGAGTCCCTGCCCCCCCAGAAGAGAGAGCTGCTCAGGCAGATGTCCTCCCCACACAGGCCCAAAGACGACGGCAGGGGAAGCCTGAACCGCAAG ATGAGTGTACAGGAGTATGAGCTGATTAAGGAGGATGACGAGAAGTGCATGAAGAAGTACCGCAAGCAGTGCATGCAGGAGATGCACGAGCGCCTCAGCTTCGGTCCCAAGTTCGAGGGCGTGTACGAGCTGGAAAGCGGCGAGGCATTTCTGGAGGTCATTGAGAAGGAGCACCGGCTCACCGTGGTGGTGGTGCACATCTACAAGGAGGGGATCAAAGGTTGCGATGCGCTCAACTCCTGCCTGGACTGCCTGGCCACTGAGTACACTAGCGTCAAGTTTTGCAGGATCGACGCCGGGGTGACTGGTGCGGGGGAGCGCTTCACTGATGACGTCCTGCCCACCATGCTGGTGTATAAGGCTGGCGAGCTGCTGGGGAACTTCCTGGCCACCAACCAGCACTTCAACGAGGAGTTCTTCGCCACCGACGTGGAGGCTTTCCTCAACGGCTACGGCCTGCTGCCGGAGAAAGATTTAGTcgttgggggagaggaggaggaggcagccgTGGATGTGGAGGCAGTGGAGTGA